AGGTAATCTCTTCCCTGCTGGGCCTTCAGGCTGAAAAATTCAACAACCGGGAATGTATTAAGGATTCCGAAGTTTTTGCCGCTTTCAGGGAAAGCCAGGACAGAGTAATGTCCATTGCACTCATTCATGAGGAGCTGCATGAAGGTGGAGGAGATAACGAACTCAACTTCTCAGTATACCTTAAGAAGCTCATTGAAAATCTTTTCCAGACCTACAGGATTGGAAATGCTGGGATTAGCTTGAAGATAGATCTGGAAGAAAACCTTTTCTTTGATGTTAATACCGCGGTCCCATTGGGAATGATAGTTAATGAGCTTGTATCCAATTCCTTCAAACATGCGTTTCCAGGCAGGGATGAGAAGGGTATAATTCAAATTAAGCTTTCCAGTGAGAAATCCGTAGATGAACGGAGTAATAAAGGGCAGCTTGCCGAAAGAGGCAATGCATATACTCTCATAGTTTCAGATAATGGAGTGGGCATTCCCAGAAATATTGATTTCGAAAATCCGGACACGCTTGGTCTACAGCTTGTAGCTATCCTTGTTGATCAACTGGGCGGCGAAATCGAAATGGAAAGGGATAAAGGTACTGAGTTCAGGATAAGGGTCAATGTGAAGCAGACATGATTCTCCCGAGTTACCGCCAGAGTTCTGTCCCGCCCGAGTATCTAAACCGTCGTAACCTGAGCGTAACGACCGGCGCAACGGTCGCGCTGAAGAAGATTGTTCAGCTATTCAGATAAAAAAATGAGAATATTAAAGGTAGAAACTAATTAAAATTCAAGTTCGAGTCCGACAGGGCAGTGGTCCGAGCCCATGATATCAGAGTAAATCGAAGAAGATTTAACGTTGTCTTGCAGGTTTTCACTGACAAAGAAATAATCCAGGCGCCAGCCGACATTTCTTTTGCGTGAACCGGTTCTCATTGACCACCAGGTATAATTTCCGCCTTCAGGATTGAACATGCGGAAGGTGTCAATAAAGCCAGCTGCAACGAATTTATCCATCCAGGCTCGCTCTTCAGGAAGAAAACCGGATATCATTTCATTTTGTTTGGGACGGGCAAGGTCAATCTCCTTATGGGCGGTGTTTACGTCCCCGCAGATCACAAGCTTTTTTCCGTCTGCTTTGAGGGTGTTTGCGTAATCTAAAAAGATTTCATAAAAATCCATTTTGTATTCCAGGCGCTCCTGGGAGGCTTTGCCGTTAGGAAAATAGATATTCATTAAGGTGAAGTCTTCGTAATCAGCCCTAAGGAAGCGGCCTTCCCTATCAAATTTTCTTATCCCCATGCCGGTTTCGAGATCCAGGGGTTTTTGCTTCGAGAAGATTCCGACCCCACTGTAGCCGTTCTTTTCTGCTGAAACAAAGTAATTATAGTAACCTGGGATATTTTTGGCTTCTCTGGGGAGTTTATCAGGAGAAACTTTAGTTTCTTGAATACAGACAATATCAAATTTTTGTTCCAGCAGGAGCTCAAGAAAACCTTTCTTTATTGCAGC
This region of Methanosarcina flavescens genomic DNA includes:
- a CDS encoding histidine kinase dimerization/phosphoacceptor domain -containing protein — translated: MEANKSYIWVEEDVVCLKDENGKINRVFGVIKDITERKLAQEKLKASEEKYRSFIQKFDGIAFQLDENLFPEFMHGRVEEITGYSEKEFLSGQVLWSDLIHPDDKPLVIVDIERIQTSPYNLSRKLDFRILDKSGRIRWVHLRYHKFKGKDGGADKYRGTIYDITERRNAEDTLKKIEAIRSKEIHHRIKNNLQVISSLLGLQAEKFNNRECIKDSEVFAAFRESQDRVMSIALIHEELHEGGGDNELNFSVYLKKLIENLFQTYRIGNAGISLKIDLEENLFFDVNTAVPLGMIVNELVSNSFKHAFPGRDEKGIIQIKLSSEKSVDERSNKGQLAERGNAYTLIVSDNGVGIPRNIDFENPDTLGLQLVAILVDQLGGEIEMERDKGTEFRIRVNVKQT
- a CDS encoding exodeoxyribonuclease III, yielding MSGHYNLVSWNVNGLRAAIKKGFLELLLEQKFDIVCIQETKVSPDKLPREAKNIPGYYNYFVSAEKNGYSGVGIFSKQKPLDLETGMGIRKFDREGRFLRADYEDFTLMNIYFPNGKASQERLEYKMDFYEIFLDYANTLKADGKKLVICGDVNTAHKEIDLARPKQNEMISGFLPEERAWMDKFVAAGFIDTFRMFNPEGGNYTWWSMRTGSRKRNVGWRLDYFFVSENLQDNVKSSSIYSDIMGSDHCPVGLELEF